One part of the Bacteroidia bacterium genome encodes these proteins:
- the upp gene encoding uracil phosphoribosyltransferase, producing the protein MAAQVNILSTGNSVLNQILYEMRDHEIQLDRMRFRTNLQRTGSILAYEISKELSYESQEVTTPLGQLDMNLPSQQPVLVSILRAGVPLHDGFLKLFDRADNGFISAFRQHTAGNDFVVKVEYMAVPALDGRDLVLIDPMIATGQSIVLSYKSLLEAGTPERVFIAGVVGSEEGIAYVQRHIPKARIYIAAVDKELTAKSYIVPGLGDAGDLAFGEK; encoded by the coding sequence ATGGCTGCACAAGTTAATATCCTGAGTACCGGCAATTCTGTTCTGAATCAGATTTTGTATGAAATGAGAGATCATGAGATTCAATTGGATCGCATGCGCTTTCGTACCAATCTGCAACGCACAGGAAGTATTCTGGCCTATGAGATCAGCAAAGAATTGAGCTATGAGAGTCAGGAAGTTACTACGCCTTTGGGGCAATTGGATATGAATCTCCCCTCTCAACAACCTGTATTGGTTTCTATTTTACGGGCAGGGGTGCCACTCCACGATGGCTTTCTGAAATTATTCGATAGAGCGGACAATGGATTTATTTCAGCCTTTCGCCAACATACTGCCGGAAATGATTTTGTCGTTAAGGTAGAATACATGGCTGTGCCCGCTTTGGATGGCCGCGACCTGGTGTTGATAGATCCTATGATAGCTACCGGCCAAAGTATTGTCCTGAGTTATAAAAGCCTGCTGGAAGCCGGGACACCGGAGAGAGTTTTTATAGCAGGGGTAGTTGGAAGTGAAGAAGGAATCGCTTATGTCCAGCGACATATCCCCAAAGCTCGAATTTATATTGCAGCTGTAGATAAAGAATTAACCGCCAAATCCTATATCGTTCCCGGTCTGGGAGATGCAGGAGATTTGGCTTTTGGAGAAAAATAA
- a CDS encoding GNAT family N-acetyltransferase yields MAEILLHRFKASQIEAEKWDAFIKSSPQAAIYALHGYISTLREDWEAFIVEEKGEWKALMPFIINKKGPFRFMPQAPLTQHWGVFFEDSDLKSYQKLSKQGKIIERICAEIEEIELFDFNLAPDFPYALPFHWHGFELKTRFTYQLDLTKDLEQLEVNLESSHKRQIRKAKKHGLEIRWKQDFGQLEILFQQNLDAGNDLSGGDPRILPLVRKLHSYLETSNQGYIHTVYDAENTPLASGFFAHLNDKMYYLIGAQYPKAQSSGAMTYLMWESILKGKEEGIHTFDFEGSMIAGIEQFFRKFGSKPVPYLQLYKNNLPLWAKWLHKLIS; encoded by the coding sequence ATGGCAGAAATTCTCCTACATCGTTTTAAGGCTTCTCAGATTGAAGCTGAAAAATGGGATGCTTTCATAAAAAGTTCTCCTCAGGCAGCCATTTATGCTTTGCATGGATATATTTCGACCCTTAGGGAGGATTGGGAGGCTTTTATTGTTGAGGAAAAGGGAGAATGGAAAGCCCTTATGCCTTTTATTATAAATAAAAAAGGGCCCTTTCGTTTTATGCCTCAAGCTCCATTGACTCAGCATTGGGGAGTATTTTTTGAAGACTCAGACTTGAAATCCTATCAAAAACTGAGTAAGCAAGGCAAGATCATAGAAAGAATTTGTGCGGAAATCGAGGAAATTGAGTTGTTCGATTTCAATCTTGCTCCGGATTTTCCCTATGCCCTGCCTTTTCATTGGCATGGTTTTGAGTTAAAAACACGATTTACCTACCAGCTGGATTTGACAAAAGACCTGGAGCAGTTGGAAGTAAATCTTGAATCCAGCCACAAACGCCAGATCAGAAAGGCGAAAAAACACGGATTGGAGATCAGATGGAAGCAGGATTTTGGTCAATTGGAAATATTGTTTCAGCAGAATCTGGATGCAGGGAACGATCTGAGTGGAGGGGATCCACGAATCTTGCCTTTAGTCCGAAAACTTCATAGCTATCTGGAAACCTCAAATCAGGGATATATCCATACCGTTTATGATGCAGAAAATACGCCCCTGGCATCTGGCTTTTTTGCTCACTTGAATGATAAGATGTATTACCTTATTGGTGCTCAGTATCCCAAAGCTCAATCAAGTGGAGCTATGACCTATTTGATGTGGGAGAGTATACTAAAAGGGAAGGAAGAGGGAATACACACTTTCGATTTTGAGGGTTCGATGATAGCAGGGATAGAACAATTCTTTAGAAAATTTGGGAGCAAGCCTGTTCCCTATTTACAGCTCTACAAAAATAATTTACCTTTATGGGCAAAATGGCTGCACAAGTTAATATCCTGA
- a CDS encoding ABC transporter permease encodes MQALIPVGEFGYLIYRVFGTLRFALRDRERLIYQLNHVGVNSLPLVALIGLFAGGIVAWQAAYQFKGMVSLSVLGGQVVRVMMMEMAPVLTALVMSGRIGASMTAEIGAMKISEQIDALKTMSIDPVRYIVMPRFLSMVIMMPILTFFSIMIAVIGAFLVSSFFLDITYQVFFESVRTFFELGDLVGGLLKGVVFGMLISLIGCFRGMKTLGGARGLGNSTIQAFVISAIAILISDFLLWIILF; translated from the coding sequence ATGCAAGCACTCATTCCAGTTGGAGAATTTGGATACCTGATCTATCGGGTATTCGGTACGCTGCGTTTTGCACTGAGGGATAGAGAAAGGCTTATTTATCAATTAAATCATGTAGGTGTAAATTCCCTTCCTCTGGTTGCCCTGATAGGGCTCTTTGCCGGAGGTATAGTTGCCTGGCAAGCAGCTTATCAGTTCAAGGGCATGGTATCTCTCTCCGTTTTAGGAGGACAGGTGGTACGAGTAATGATGATGGAAATGGCTCCAGTCTTAACGGCATTGGTTATGTCTGGACGTATTGGGGCATCCATGACTGCTGAGATTGGAGCTATGAAAATCAGTGAGCAAATAGATGCCCTGAAAACCATGTCCATCGACCCTGTGAGGTATATTGTAATGCCACGCTTTCTTAGCATGGTCATTATGATGCCGATTCTCACCTTTTTTTCCATCATGATAGCCGTTATTGGTGCATTTCTTGTATCCAGTTTCTTTCTGGATATTACCTACCAGGTATTCTTTGAATCAGTACGTACTTTCTTTGAATTGGGGGATCTGGTAGGGGGTTTACTAAAGGGAGTTGTCTTTGGTATGTTGATCTCTCTCATCGGATGCTTTAGAGGGATGAAGACCCTTGGTGGTGCGAGAGGCTTAGGTAACTCAACTATTCAGGCCTTTGTAATTTCTGCGATTGCGATCCTGATAAGTGATTTCCTTTTATGGATTATTTTGTTCTGA
- a CDS encoding OmpA family protein codes for MARAEEYFSSNNTVDAEILYNQVLAADPSNFRAAYQLGRINSFLKDYREALRWFRKAEEIDANTNDTLYLQIGLTYKRLDNYRKAKEYFETFKQKHGTQDAYYERAELEIQGCDLAEASIARLPDFRVSAASFNSTSSDNYPSMLDQRQEDKFLVFTSYRPLPGRRAKRDKISGEAKDSDIYYIIRENDSIFGEISRFPKKRINTKFNDGPASITGDGMTVFFSVCGGKKNRNGCTIFESRYDPVKKRWGKAQIVEGVSGSQDVIVNSRGKTRRVPTNDRQPFISRDGRTLYFASNRGGGEGGYDIWFSRKVGSGWSEPQNLGPTINTAFNESSPFINDAGDKMYFASDGLAGFGGLDLYYSEGAIGNFSEPVNLGAPINSSYNDFGSLWMDDDSLVYFTSDRPGGAGRDDIYIGRRIYREPVPLKIAVKGVIRDKQTKQPIEFATAILYERGNEQNLITIDTFTTDQSARYEFPLEEEKDYVILGNAPEYLANEEEVSTVGIDVDTELVKNIDIELEPIILEAPITIENIYYDFDEYYLREDALSELAKLVDLLNKNPNITIELGSHTDSNGTPTYNINLSDNRAKAVVKFLVENGIDPARLTWRGFGENQLLIYPEMSDFDEQANRRTEFRIMSIEFLP; via the coding sequence ATGGCAAGAGCGGAAGAATACTTTAGCAGTAATAACACCGTAGACGCTGAAATTTTGTACAATCAGGTCCTCGCGGCTGATCCCAGCAATTTTCGCGCGGCTTATCAATTGGGAAGGATAAACTCCTTTCTGAAGGATTACCGAGAAGCGCTCCGCTGGTTCCGCAAGGCCGAAGAAATAGACGCAAATACGAATGATACGCTCTATTTGCAGATCGGTCTCACCTATAAAAGGCTGGACAATTATCGGAAAGCCAAAGAATATTTCGAGACTTTCAAACAAAAGCACGGCACGCAAGATGCGTATTATGAACGTGCAGAATTAGAAATTCAGGGCTGTGATCTTGCAGAAGCATCCATAGCCCGACTCCCGGACTTTCGTGTTAGCGCAGCAAGTTTCAATTCTACTTCCAGCGACAACTACCCCTCCATGCTGGACCAAAGACAGGAAGATAAATTCCTGGTATTTACATCTTACCGGCCGCTTCCCGGCAGACGAGCCAAAAGGGACAAGATCAGTGGGGAAGCCAAGGATTCTGACATCTATTACATCATTAGGGAAAATGACAGCATTTTCGGAGAAATCTCCCGTTTCCCTAAAAAGCGTATTAACACAAAGTTCAATGACGGTCCCGCCTCCATTACTGGAGACGGAATGACCGTATTTTTCAGTGTTTGTGGCGGAAAGAAGAACAGAAATGGATGTACCATTTTTGAATCTCGTTATGATCCCGTCAAAAAACGCTGGGGAAAGGCCCAAATTGTTGAGGGCGTTTCCGGCAGCCAGGATGTGATCGTGAACAGCCGCGGGAAAACCCGTCGCGTTCCTACTAATGATCGCCAGCCTTTTATCAGCAGAGATGGACGTACCCTCTACTTTGCCTCCAACCGTGGCGGCGGAGAAGGAGGATATGATATCTGGTTCTCCCGTAAAGTGGGTTCCGGATGGTCTGAGCCTCAAAACCTCGGGCCTACCATCAACACTGCTTTCAATGAATCGTCTCCCTTCATCAACGATGCAGGAGATAAGATGTATTTCGCTTCAGATGGTTTAGCTGGATTTGGAGGTCTTGATCTCTATTATTCAGAAGGAGCTATCGGAAACTTCAGTGAGCCTGTAAATCTCGGTGCACCTATCAACTCCAGCTACAATGACTTCGGTAGTTTGTGGATGGATGATGATTCTCTGGTGTACTTTACTTCGGATCGACCCGGAGGTGCTGGTCGCGATGATATTTATATCGGTCGCAGGATTTACAGAGAACCCGTTCCATTAAAGATTGCTGTAAAAGGAGTTATCCGCGATAAGCAGACCAAGCAGCCTATCGAATTTGCCACAGCCATTCTTTATGAACGCGGAAATGAGCAAAACCTGATCACCATCGATACCTTTACTACCGATCAGAGTGCTCGTTATGAATTCCCACTGGAAGAAGAAAAAGATTATGTGATCCTCGGAAATGCGCCGGAATATCTGGCAAATGAAGAGGAAGTTAGTACTGTTGGAATCGATGTGGATACAGAGCTTGTCAAGAATATTGACATCGAACTGGAACCCATTATTCTGGAGGCCCCTATTACTATTGAAAATATCTATTACGATTTCGATGAATATTACCTTCGTGAGGATGCATTGAGCGAGTTGGCCAAACTGGTTGACCTGCTTAATAAGAATCCTAATATCACCATCGAATTAGGTTCTCATACAGATAGTAATGGAACTCCTACTTACAACATCAATCTGTCTGACAATCGTGCGAAAGCCGTTGTTAAGTTCCTCGTTGAAAATGGCATAGATCCTGCAAGACTAACCTGGAGAGGATTTGGAGAAAATCAACTCCTGATCTACCCAGAGATGTCTGATTTTGATGAGCAGGCAAACCGCCGGACAGAATTCAGAATCATGTCTATCGAATTTCTTCCTTAG
- a CDS encoding AIR synthase-related protein → MDYKYSQRGVSAGKEDVHKAIKGLDKGLYPNAFCKIIPDIAGGDPEYCNLMHADTAGTKTSLAYLYWRETGDLSVWKGIVQDAIVMNLDDMACVGCVDDIMLSSTIGRNKHYVSGDAIAAIIQGAAELASELKEMGVNLHLTGGETADVGDIVRTADVGFTAFARMKRSEVIETAVKPGDVIVGLASYGQASYEQKYNSGIGSNGLTNARHDVLSHEYAAKYPESYDKVNIPEDLVYVGKHKVTDSYEGLDQNVGQLLLSPTRTFLPLMKELLRDHREQINGMIHCTGGGQTKVMKFVEGLHVIKDNLLPTPPIFRLIQESSGASWKEMYQVFNMGHRMEIYTDKKTADAVLKLADKFQIDARIVGRCLASDKNRLDIEGEESLTYS, encoded by the coding sequence ATGGATTATAAATATTCTCAAAGAGGTGTTTCCGCTGGAAAAGAAGATGTCCATAAGGCAATCAAAGGCCTGGATAAAGGACTTTATCCCAATGCATTTTGTAAGATCATTCCCGACATAGCCGGAGGAGATCCTGAATATTGCAATCTGATGCATGCGGACACTGCCGGAACCAAAACTTCCTTGGCCTATTTATATTGGCGCGAAACTGGCGATCTCAGTGTTTGGAAAGGAATTGTGCAGGATGCCATCGTCATGAATCTGGATGATATGGCCTGTGTAGGTTGTGTGGATGATATCATGCTTTCGTCCACCATAGGAAGAAATAAACACTATGTAAGCGGAGATGCTATTGCTGCCATCATTCAAGGAGCTGCAGAACTAGCTTCGGAGCTAAAAGAGATGGGAGTAAACCTTCACCTGACAGGCGGAGAAACTGCAGATGTAGGAGATATCGTAAGAACGGCTGATGTTGGATTTACGGCCTTTGCACGAATGAAGCGTAGCGAAGTTATAGAAACTGCTGTAAAGCCGGGAGATGTGATTGTGGGCCTTGCCAGCTATGGGCAGGCAAGTTACGAGCAGAAGTACAATAGTGGGATTGGAAGCAATGGACTCACCAATGCGCGACATGATGTACTGAGTCATGAATATGCTGCCAAATATCCCGAGTCTTATGACAAGGTCAACATACCCGAAGATCTCGTTTATGTAGGCAAGCATAAAGTGACCGACAGTTATGAAGGATTGGATCAGAATGTTGGGCAACTCCTACTTAGCCCTACCAGAACTTTCCTTCCCCTCATGAAGGAACTCCTGAGAGATCATAGAGAACAAATCAATGGTATGATCCATTGTACCGGAGGCGGGCAAACCAAGGTCATGAAATTTGTCGAAGGCCTGCATGTAATCAAAGATAACCTACTTCCAACCCCTCCCATTTTTCGCTTGATCCAGGAATCATCCGGCGCCAGTTGGAAAGAAATGTATCAGGTATTCAATATGGGCCACAGGATGGAAATCTATACGGATAAAAAGACTGCCGATGCAGTTCTTAAGCTGGCTGATAAATTTCAGATAGATGCCCGCATCGTAGGACGATGCCTGGCTTCAGATAAAAACAGACTGGATATAGAGGGAGAAGAATCTCTTACTTATTCTTGA
- a CDS encoding tetratricopeptide repeat protein: MTSESRPTLLQKYVLKSLTLCFLLAWVHLSYAQGPGRAYFEKGENFRKQSKCKEAIDSYNQAIRQEPSNYKYYFMMAKCQLQLKYIEEAKNSLEATVEYQPKFTSAYSLLAKIYKEEEDYDQAIYNYEQAARWSSDKRKKIQYELLLVNLLIKQDREEEARRHIESARKLDPSNPKVLFYVGEIASKNENWADAKRAYEKALASDQLKNKSPSEQAKYYYQLGVARNNLGDNTGAKRAWGKANFGPYKKLIEAEMAQNSHVHYYKIAVGYYLNGEYDESERHVNEALNLQRNFSSAYLLKAKIAQKRGNNAGAVDSYLEAIGQEKSPARRSKLYGLMAKLQLKNGDAYGALNSLEKAMQTYPKSSPTYLPMKARAEYDTGDYAASAQTLSALLQANTDPKSKAKHNFMLGMALTKMGDYEQAESAFTRAMVGPYKLAAKEELNKLKNK; this comes from the coding sequence ATGACTAGCGAATCTCGTCCCACACTTCTGCAAAAATATGTACTGAAAAGCTTGACACTCTGTTTCTTACTGGCTTGGGTTCACCTCAGTTATGCACAGGGCCCCGGTCGTGCATATTTTGAAAAGGGAGAAAACTTCAGGAAGCAAAGCAAGTGTAAAGAAGCTATCGACAGCTATAACCAGGCGATCAGGCAAGAGCCTTCCAATTACAAGTACTATTTCATGATGGCCAAGTGTCAACTCCAACTGAAATATATTGAAGAGGCAAAAAACTCTTTGGAAGCTACGGTAGAGTATCAACCTAAGTTCACTTCTGCTTATTCACTTCTGGCGAAGATATACAAGGAAGAAGAGGATTATGATCAGGCCATTTATAATTACGAACAGGCAGCCCGCTGGTCGTCTGACAAGCGTAAGAAAATCCAGTATGAATTATTGTTGGTGAATCTTCTGATCAAGCAGGATCGGGAAGAAGAAGCCAGAAGACATATAGAATCTGCCAGGAAACTGGATCCCAGTAATCCAAAGGTGCTCTTTTATGTAGGAGAAATAGCGAGTAAAAATGAAAATTGGGCAGATGCGAAAAGGGCGTATGAAAAAGCTTTGGCCTCTGACCAACTCAAGAATAAATCTCCCAGTGAGCAGGCGAAGTATTATTATCAATTGGGAGTAGCCAGAAACAATCTGGGAGATAATACGGGTGCGAAAAGAGCCTGGGGAAAAGCCAATTTTGGCCCCTATAAGAAATTGATCGAAGCAGAAATGGCTCAGAATAGCCATGTTCATTACTATAAAATTGCGGTGGGCTATTATTTGAATGGTGAGTACGATGAAAGTGAACGTCATGTCAATGAAGCCCTCAATCTGCAAAGGAACTTCTCCAGTGCTTATTTGCTAAAAGCCAAAATTGCCCAGAAAAGAGGAAATAATGCGGGAGCTGTTGATAGTTATCTTGAAGCTATCGGTCAGGAAAAATCACCGGCTCGCAGGTCTAAACTTTATGGGCTTATGGCCAAGTTGCAATTGAAGAATGGAGATGCGTATGGAGCCTTGAACAGTTTGGAAAAGGCAATGCAAACGTATCCCAAGTCTTCGCCTACCTATCTGCCCATGAAAGCCCGGGCTGAGTATGATACCGGAGACTATGCTGCATCGGCTCAGACCTTATCTGCCTTGCTTCAGGCCAATACAGATCCTAAATCTAAAGCCAAACATAACTTTATGCTAGGGATGGCACTGACTAAAATGGGAGATTATGAGCAGGCTGAATCTGCCTTTACCCGTGCAATGGTTGGTCCATATAAATTAGCGGCTAAAGAAGAACTTAATAAACTCAAGAATAAGTAA
- the tyrS gene encoding tyrosine--tRNA ligase produces the protein MKNFIAELKWRGMIHDMTPGTEEYMLSQSIAGYLGVDPTSDSMHIGNLVPVMMLVHMQRAGHTPIALVGGATGLVGDPSGKDKERQLQTIEKVEQNAAGIKKQLEHFLEFDNVPNPAVMVNNYDWFKDISFLDFLRDTGKHITINYMMSKESVKKRIQGDTGISYTEFAYQLLQGYDFYHLYHHKNARLQVGGSDQWGNITTGTELIRRMSEEEAKAYAVVCPLMTREDGSKFGKTAGGKSVWLDPEKTSPYEFYQYWLRVGDSDAEKYIKIFTLKTQDEIEGLIAEHAKDPGARILHKALAEDLSKRVHGEEGLKSAHTLTDFFFGRIKSKEALNALSQKEWRDVSRSSDIKQLSKEKLNSGIGILDLLVETGITQSKGEARRSIEKDKSVKVNMEACTSLDTELNMEDVFFDTYLYIQKGKKNKFIIELV, from the coding sequence ATGAAAAATTTTATTGCAGAATTGAAATGGCGGGGGATGATCCACGACATGACGCCCGGCACGGAAGAGTATATGCTTAGCCAGTCTATTGCCGGATATCTGGGTGTGGACCCTACCAGCGATTCTATGCATATCGGAAACCTTGTTCCCGTAATGATGCTTGTTCATATGCAAAGGGCGGGTCACACCCCCATTGCATTGGTTGGAGGAGCGACAGGTCTGGTGGGTGATCCTTCCGGGAAGGATAAAGAACGTCAACTCCAAACCATCGAAAAGGTAGAGCAGAATGCCGCTGGTATCAAAAAACAGTTGGAGCATTTTCTCGAGTTTGACAATGTCCCCAATCCCGCTGTCATGGTCAATAACTATGACTGGTTTAAGGATATCAGTTTTCTCGACTTCCTGAGAGATACCGGAAAGCATATTACCATCAACTATATGATGAGTAAGGAGTCTGTAAAAAAGCGTATCCAGGGTGATACGGGTATTTCCTATACAGAATTTGCTTACCAATTGCTGCAAGGATATGATTTCTACCACCTTTACCATCACAAAAATGCCCGTCTCCAGGTAGGAGGGTCTGATCAGTGGGGAAATATCACTACCGGTACAGAATTGATCAGAAGAATGTCAGAAGAGGAAGCCAAAGCCTATGCGGTGGTTTGTCCCCTCATGACTCGTGAAGATGGTTCTAAATTCGGAAAAACAGCCGGAGGAAAAAGCGTTTGGTTGGATCCGGAGAAAACCAGCCCTTATGAATTTTATCAATACTGGCTCCGTGTTGGGGATAGTGATGCAGAAAAATATATCAAGATTTTCACCCTCAAAACGCAGGATGAAATAGAAGGATTGATTGCCGAGCATGCTAAAGATCCTGGTGCGAGAATTCTTCATAAAGCTTTGGCCGAAGACCTTAGCAAACGTGTACACGGAGAAGAAGGCTTGAAGAGTGCACATACCCTGACTGACTTTTTCTTTGGCCGAATCAAAAGCAAAGAAGCCCTCAATGCTTTGAGCCAAAAGGAATGGAGAGATGTAAGTCGCTCTTCCGATATCAAGCAATTGAGCAAAGAAAAGTTAAACTCTGGCATAGGCATTCTCGATCTTCTGGTCGAAACCGGTATCACACAATCCAAAGGGGAAGCCAGACGTTCGATAGAAAAAGATAAATCTGTCAAAGTGAATATGGAAGCCTGTACTTCCCTGGATACAGAACTCAATATGGAAGACGTATTTTTCGATACTTATCTCTATATTCAGAAAGGAAAGAAGAACAAGTTCATCATCGAACTGGTCTAA